A single Desulfovibrio piger DNA region contains:
- a CDS encoding GAF domain-containing protein: MPQDYFRALRDVALAINASLDPKDVLHKISEHTAQTMNCKACTIRLLDSTGHFLLPSAAYGLSATYMRKGPVEVKRSGLDSEVLSGKAIHLKDATSDGRFQYPESAKAEGLVSVLSAPLSVGGKVIGLIRVYSSEEREFSADEDSFMMAVAAISAVAIENARLHDALRNNYELMAKHAYSVYED, encoded by the coding sequence ATGCCCCAGGATTATTTCCGCGCCCTGCGTGATGTGGCCCTGGCCATCAATGCCAGCCTTGACCCCAAGGACGTGCTGCACAAGATCAGCGAGCACACGGCACAGACCATGAACTGCAAGGCCTGCACCATCCGCCTGCTGGACAGCACCGGGCACTTCCTGCTGCCCAGCGCCGCCTACGGCCTTTCCGCCACCTACATGCGCAAAGGCCCCGTGGAAGTGAAACGCAGCGGTCTGGACAGCGAAGTGCTGTCCGGCAAGGCCATCCACCTGAAGGACGCCACCTCTGACGGCCGCTTCCAGTATCCCGAATCCGCCAAGGCCGAGGGGCTGGTCTCCGTGCTTTCCGCGCCCCTGAGCGTGGGCGGCAAGGTCATCGGCCTGATCCGCGTCTACTCCTCCGAGGAGCGTGAGTTCAGCGCCGACGAGGACAGCTTCATGATGGCCGTGGCCGCCATCTCCGCCGTGGCCATCGAGAACGCCCGCCTGCATGACGCCCTGCGCAACAATTACGAGCTGATGGCCAAACACGCCTACTCGGTCTACGAAGACTAG
- the rodA gene encoding rod shape-determining protein RodA — MDKRLLGYINWALLACMLLLYFTGVANLYSASGTRVETGFAFESFYQRQLVWGLCGLGCMLLATLFDYRQLRNLAWPAYLLFLVLLMLVPFVGSTFYGAKRWISFGLFTIQPSEPVKIAVLVLVARLLARDSQPLGWKSFFSVLAVGLVPVVFILKQPDLGTAMMVLLIMGGMILFHGLRRYVLGTCLLAVPGVAAFMWCVLMHDYQKQRVLTFLNPGDDPLGAGYHILQSRIAIGSGELWGKGYMEGMMNKLNFLPERHSDFALAVFGEEWGFVGCVALVTLFCLFLLSIFSTVVQAKDRFGSMLAVGVFFYFFWQICINMGMVIGLMPVVGIPLPFISYGGSATVVNFTLLGIVLNVSMRRFMFKS; from the coding sequence ATGGACAAGCGCCTTCTCGGCTATATCAACTGGGCACTGCTGGCCTGCATGCTGCTGCTCTACTTCACGGGCGTGGCCAACCTCTATTCCGCCAGCGGCACCCGTGTGGAGACGGGCTTCGCCTTCGAGAGCTTCTACCAGCGCCAGCTGGTCTGGGGCCTGTGCGGCCTGGGCTGCATGCTGCTGGCCACGCTCTTCGACTACCGGCAGCTGCGCAACCTGGCCTGGCCCGCCTACCTGCTCTTCCTGGTGCTGCTGATGCTGGTGCCCTTCGTGGGCTCCACCTTTTACGGCGCCAAGCGCTGGATATCCTTCGGCCTGTTCACCATCCAGCCCTCGGAACCCGTCAAGATCGCCGTGCTCGTCCTGGTGGCGCGCCTGCTGGCCCGCGACAGCCAGCCCCTGGGCTGGAAGAGCTTTTTTTCCGTGCTGGCCGTGGGCCTGGTGCCCGTGGTCTTCATCCTCAAGCAGCCCGACCTCGGCACGGCCATGATGGTGCTGCTCATCATGGGCGGCATGATCCTGTTCCACGGCCTGCGCCGCTATGTGCTGGGCACCTGCCTGCTGGCCGTGCCGGGTGTGGCCGCCTTCATGTGGTGCGTGCTCATGCACGACTACCAGAAGCAGCGCGTGCTCACCTTCCTCAACCCCGGTGACGATCCCCTGGGCGCGGGCTACCACATCCTGCAGTCACGCATCGCCATCGGCTCCGGCGAACTGTGGGGCAAGGGCTACATGGAGGGCATGATGAACAAGCTCAACTTCCTGCCCGAGCGCCACTCGGACTTCGCCCTGGCCGTGTTCGGCGAGGAGTGGGGCTTTGTGGGCTGCGTGGCCCTGGTGACGCTGTTCTGCCTGTTCCTGCTCTCCATCTTCTCCACGGTGGTCCAGGCCAAGGACCGTTTCGGCAGCATGCTGGCCGTGGGGGTCTTCTTTTACTTTTTCTGGCAGATATGTATCAATATGGGCATGGTCATCGGGCTCATGCCCGTGGTGGGCATCCCCCTGCCCTTCATCAGCTACGGCGGCAGTGCCACGGTGGTGAACTTCACATTGCTGGGCATCGTGCTTAATGTTTCCATGCGGCGCTTCATGTTCAAGAGCTGA
- the mrdA gene encoding penicillin-binding protein 2, translating into MTKNRRITPPPAPAPAAPLAETPRRKRKNWRSWLTIQVESERYQPPRSGILLLQVLVGIFFFVFVTRFWYLQLHLGPEMTTQAQKNRLRTERIFAPRGRIFDDHGKILADNRTAYGLAIIREDCPDIPATLAQISQWTDTPLEQLQNRYHQDRFKTKPFEALPLVSGLDFGQVARIEAELVNWPGLEIMVRTNRYYPEKDLFAHVLGYVAEANSAEMEKDPDLAMGDLVGKAGLELELEKRLRGHKGLYQMEVDAHGRMLAKTLSEAPSAGQELSLSLDRDLQQAAWDALAGEAGCVVVMEPDTGKLRALVTSPAYDNNLFAAGISRRDWEALRTSKRYPLQNRVIQSVYPPGSVWKLLMAVCFLENGVNPRETVFCGGQTKLGNQIFRCWRRGGHGSQTLEQSLINSCDVYYYIMAERLGIDRISAFAKQCGFGRPTGVDLPHERSGLVPSRDWKQRYRKQVWVRGDTFNTSIGQGFTLVTPIQMAVYVSAMLNGGDLLKPQLLEDAPREVRGRVPAELDHLRFVVQAMRRTAGGGTARVVGRHDADMGGKTGTAQVTKLKMTANDRRLRTAELAYLHRDHAWIATWGSKNGKTYVVIVMVEHGGGGSSVAGPVAKKVYEYLFGPDTAAPGYRAPEAPRPAGLMPGPASGPLPGMTNDSNDPPKRRRR; encoded by the coding sequence ATGACGAAGAATAGGCGCATCACCCCCCCTCCCGCTCCGGCACCGGCCGCCCCCCTGGCGGAGACGCCCCGCCGCAAGCGCAAGAACTGGCGCTCCTGGCTGACCATACAGGTGGAGAGCGAACGCTACCAGCCGCCGCGCAGCGGCATCCTGCTCCTGCAGGTGCTGGTGGGCATCTTCTTTTTCGTCTTCGTCACCCGCTTCTGGTATCTCCAGCTCCACCTGGGGCCGGAGATGACCACGCAGGCCCAGAAGAACCGCCTGCGCACGGAGCGCATCTTCGCCCCGCGCGGCCGCATCTTCGACGATCACGGCAAGATCCTGGCCGACAACCGCACGGCCTACGGGCTGGCCATCATCCGCGAGGACTGCCCGGACATCCCCGCCACCCTGGCCCAGATCAGCCAGTGGACGGACACGCCCCTGGAGCAGCTCCAGAACCGCTACCACCAGGACCGCTTCAAGACCAAGCCCTTCGAGGCCCTGCCCCTGGTCTCCGGGCTGGATTTCGGCCAGGTGGCCCGCATCGAGGCCGAGCTGGTCAACTGGCCCGGCCTGGAGATCATGGTCCGCACCAACCGCTATTATCCCGAAAAAGACCTTTTCGCCCATGTGCTGGGCTATGTGGCCGAGGCCAACAGCGCCGAGATGGAAAAGGACCCCGATCTTGCCATGGGCGACCTGGTGGGCAAGGCCGGTCTGGAGCTGGAACTGGAAAAGCGCCTGCGCGGCCACAAGGGCCTGTACCAGATGGAAGTGGACGCCCACGGGCGCATGCTGGCCAAGACCCTGAGCGAGGCCCCCAGCGCCGGGCAGGAGCTGTCCCTCTCCCTGGACCGCGACCTGCAGCAGGCCGCCTGGGACGCCCTGGCCGGCGAGGCGGGCTGCGTGGTGGTCATGGAGCCGGACACCGGCAAGCTGCGTGCCCTGGTCACCTCCCCGGCCTATGACAACAACCTGTTCGCCGCAGGCATCTCCCGCCGCGACTGGGAGGCCCTGCGCACCAGCAAGCGCTACCCCCTGCAGAACCGCGTCATCCAGAGCGTCTACCCGCCCGGGTCGGTCTGGAAACTGCTCATGGCCGTGTGCTTCCTCGAGAACGGCGTGAACCCCAGGGAGACGGTCTTCTGCGGCGGCCAGACCAAGCTGGGCAACCAGATCTTCCGCTGCTGGCGGCGCGGCGGCCACGGCAGCCAGACGCTGGAACAGTCGCTCATCAACTCCTGTGACGTGTATTATTACATCATGGCCGAGCGCCTGGGCATCGACAGGATCTCGGCCTTTGCCAAGCAATGCGGCTTCGGCAGGCCCACCGGGGTGGACCTGCCCCACGAACGTTCGGGCCTCGTGCCCTCGCGCGACTGGAAGCAGCGCTACCGCAAGCAGGTCTGGGTGCGCGGCGATACCTTCAACACCTCCATCGGCCAGGGCTTCACCCTGGTCACGCCCATCCAGATGGCCGTCTATGTGTCGGCCATGCTCAACGGCGGCGACCTGCTCAAGCCCCAGCTGCTGGAAGATGCCCCCCGCGAGGTGCGCGGCCGCGTCCCCGCCGAACTGGACCACCTGCGTTTCGTGGTCCAGGCCATGCGCCGCACGGCCGGGGGCGGTACGGCCAGGGTGGTGGGCCGCCACGATGCCGACATGGGCGGCAAGACCGGTACGGCCCAGGTGACCAAGCTGAAGATGACCGCCAATGACCGCCGCCTGCGCACCGCGGAGCTGGCCTACCTGCACCGCGACCACGCCTGGATCGCCACCTGGGGCAGCAAGAACGGCAAGACCTATGTGGTCATCGTCATGGTGGAACACGGCGGCGGCGGCTCCAGCGTGGCCGGCCCCGTGGCCAAGAAGGTCTATGAATATCTTTTCGGGCCGGATACCGCCGCGCCCGGCTACAGGGCCCCGGAAGCGCCCCGGCCCGCCGGCCTGATGCCGGGCCCCGCATCCGGTCCCCTGCCGGGCATGACCAACGACAGCAACGATCCCCCCAAGCGCCGTCGCCGCTGA
- the mreC gene encoding rod shape-determining protein MreC yields MTFRRFLLMAGGLLVLFLGMYSWNQRTHTLDDIAANVGLEMSGTVLDTFDSVKGSVLGAWRRYADLVGVREENERLRAQVAELQARIVSHGEDLAELARLRELVQLPVDSAWKPVGARILAGRMGPNAIQDSITINRGYTSGARPGTPIVTNMGLVGRVLRASPHAATVLLITDPGSRIAVFAQQSRSAGILSGQGLEQPLEVGFVERDAPVTAGEILITSGLDGKYPKGIPVATVDSVAPSDSTQFLAVTARPLVDVRRLEEVLLLEPSGINRPLRPSEPAPDFVGPPRPPKRER; encoded by the coding sequence GTGACGTTCCGACGCTTTCTCCTCATGGCGGGCGGCCTTCTGGTACTGTTTCTGGGCATGTATTCCTGGAACCAGCGCACGCACACGCTCGACGACATCGCCGCCAACGTGGGCCTGGAGATGAGCGGCACGGTGCTGGACACCTTCGATTCCGTCAAGGGCAGCGTCCTGGGCGCCTGGCGCCGCTATGCGGACCTGGTGGGCGTGCGCGAGGAGAACGAGCGCCTGCGCGCCCAGGTGGCCGAACTGCAGGCCCGCATCGTCTCCCACGGCGAGGATCTGGCGGAGCTGGCCCGGCTGCGCGAGCTGGTGCAGCTGCCCGTGGACAGCGCCTGGAAGCCCGTGGGCGCCCGCATCCTGGCCGGACGCATGGGCCCCAACGCCATCCAGGACAGCATCACCATCAACCGCGGCTACACCTCGGGCGCCCGTCCCGGCACCCCCATCGTCACCAACATGGGCCTTGTGGGCCGCGTGCTGCGGGCCAGCCCCCATGCCGCCACGGTGCTGCTCATCACCGACCCGGGCAGCCGTATCGCCGTGTTCGCCCAGCAGAGCCGTTCGGCCGGCATCCTGAGCGGCCAGGGCCTGGAACAGCCGCTGGAGGTGGGCTTCGTGGAACGCGACGCCCCGGTGACCGCCGGGGAGATCCTCATCACCTCCGGCCTGGACGGCAAATATCCCAAGGGCATCCCCGTGGCCACCGTGGACAGCGTGGCCCCCTCGGACTCCACCCAGTTTCTGGCCGTCACGGCCCGGCCCCTGGTGGACGTGCGCCGCCTGGAAGAAGTGCTGCTGCTGGAACCCAGCGGCATCAACCGGCCCCTGCGCCCCAGCGAGCCCGCCCCGGACTTCGTGGGCCCGCCCCGGCCCCCCAAAAGGGAGCGCTAG
- a CDS encoding rod shape-determining protein, whose protein sequence is MSKIVDFFLGMFSNDLAIDLGTANTCVYVKGQGIVLREPSVVAVKKDSRGNTVVLAVGADAKRMLGKTPGNIKAIRPMKDGVIADFEVTEAMLRHFITKVHNSRHLVRPRIMVCVPTGITQVEKRAVKESAQSAGAREVYLIEEPMAAAIGADLPIQEPTSNMVVDIGGGTTEVAVISLAGIVYARSVRVGGDKMDEAIMTHVKRKYNMLIGEASAEEIKIKIASAYPMDPEQQIEVKGRDLVTGIPQNIIITSEEVRKAISEQVESIVQAVRIALEQTPPELAADIVDRGIVLTGGGALLKGLDQLLREQTSLPITVVDDPLSTVVMGTGRALDNIHVLKDVCID, encoded by the coding sequence ATGTCCAAAATCGTGGATTTCTTCTTGGGAATGTTCTCCAATGACCTGGCCATCGACCTGGGCACGGCCAATACCTGTGTCTATGTCAAGGGCCAGGGCATCGTCCTGCGTGAACCGTCCGTGGTGGCGGTCAAGAAAGATTCGCGCGGCAATACCGTTGTCCTGGCCGTGGGCGCCGACGCCAAGCGCATGCTGGGCAAGACCCCCGGCAACATCAAGGCCATCCGTCCCATGAAGGACGGCGTCATCGCCGACTTCGAGGTGACCGAGGCCATGCTGCGCCACTTCATCACCAAGGTGCACAATTCCCGCCATCTGGTTCGCCCCCGCATCATGGTCTGTGTGCCCACCGGCATCACGCAGGTGGAAAAACGCGCGGTCAAGGAATCGGCCCAGTCCGCCGGCGCGCGTGAGGTCTACCTCATCGAGGAGCCCATGGCCGCCGCCATCGGCGCCGACCTGCCCATCCAGGAACCCACCTCCAACATGGTGGTGGACATCGGCGGCGGTACCACCGAAGTGGCCGTCATCTCCCTGGCCGGCATCGTCTATGCCCGTTCCGTGCGCGTGGGCGGCGACAAGATGGACGAAGCCATCATGACGCATGTCAAACGCAAGTATAACATGCTCATCGGCGAAGCCTCGGCGGAAGAGATCAAGATCAAGATCGCCTCGGCCTATCCCATGGATCCCGAACAGCAGATCGAGGTCAAGGGCCGCGACCTGGTGACGGGCATCCCGCAGAACATCATCATCACCTCCGAGGAAGTGCGCAAGGCCATTTCCGAACAGGTGGAGAGCATCGTGCAGGCCGTGCGCATCGCCCTGGAACAGACGCCCCCGGAACTGGCCGCCGACATTGTGGACCGCGGCATCGTGCTGACCGGCGGCGGTGCGCTGCTCAAGGGCCTCGACCAGCTGCTGCGCGAGCAGACCTCCCTGCCCATCACCGTGGTGGACGACCCCCTGTCCACCGTCGTCATGGGCACGGGCCGGGCCCTGGACAACATCCACGTGCTCAAAGACGTCTGCATCGACTAA
- a CDS encoding TIGR01212 family radical SAM protein (This family includes YhcC from E. coli K-12, an uncharacterized radical SAM protein.) translates to MLLWHTLATYFRRKYGVRVQKIPLDAGATCPNRDGTLSARGCVFCNDSGSGSGLGLRGLGLRAQWDAWYAKYTTTDSDRLFMAYLQSFSNTYGPASRLARLLELVAALPGCRGIAVGTRPDCLDGEKLALLAGCGLDEIWLELGLQTCRDDTLRRINRGHTARQAEEAVRAALDAGLLVCGHLMAGLPGEDEDDFLDGVDWAVSLGMQGLKLHNVYVPQGTELARQWQEGGYRPLARDEYVDMLCAALPRIPSTVVMQRIQADPAPGELLAPAWALEKRGIITDLRRALAARGLWQGCRADVPDARPEWFGG, encoded by the coding sequence ATGCTGCTTTGGCATACCTTGGCCACCTATTTCCGGCGCAAATACGGCGTCCGGGTGCAAAAAATTCCACTGGATGCGGGCGCCACCTGCCCCAACCGGGACGGCACGCTCTCCGCCCGGGGCTGCGTCTTCTGCAACGACAGCGGCTCCGGTTCCGGCCTGGGCCTGCGCGGTCTCGGTCTGCGCGCCCAGTGGGACGCCTGGTACGCCAAGTACACCACCACGGACAGCGACCGCCTGTTCATGGCCTATCTGCAATCCTTTTCCAATACCTACGGCCCGGCCTCCCGCCTGGCCCGCCTGCTGGAGCTGGTGGCGGCCCTGCCCGGCTGCCGGGGCATCGCCGTGGGCACGCGGCCGGACTGTCTGGACGGGGAAAAGCTGGCCCTGCTGGCCGGTTGCGGGCTGGACGAGATCTGGCTGGAGCTGGGCCTGCAGACCTGCCGGGACGACACCCTGCGCCGCATCAACCGCGGCCACACGGCACGTCAGGCCGAAGAGGCCGTGCGCGCCGCCCTGGATGCCGGGCTGCTGGTCTGCGGGCACCTCATGGCCGGGCTGCCGGGCGAGGACGAGGACGATTTCCTCGACGGCGTGGACTGGGCCGTCTCGCTGGGCATGCAGGGCCTCAAGCTGCACAACGTCTACGTGCCGCAGGGCACGGAACTGGCCCGGCAGTGGCAGGAGGGCGGCTACCGTCCCCTGGCCCGGGACGAATATGTGGACATGCTGTGCGCCGCCCTGCCGCGCATCCCCTCCACCGTGGTCATGCAGCGCATCCAGGCCGACCCCGCGCCGGGCGAGCTGCTGGCGCCCGCCTGGGCCCTGGAGAAACGCGGCATCATCACCGACCTGCGCCGCGCCCTGGCTGCCCGCGGCCTCTGGCAGGGCTGCCGCGCCGACGTGCCCGACGCCCGGCCGGAGTGGTTCGGCGGGTAG
- a CDS encoding type III pantothenate kinase — MQPELLLFDIGNTCIKVGLADSRGVTTSYNLRTDPAQTSDSLGLTLLELLRHAGAEPRFTACVASSVVPGFDPLLREAVQRYLGCPLWMVPQDMPIPLQNHYERPQEVGADRLVGAYEARRLHPGPESLIVVDFGTAVTFDCISGNAYLGGLIFPGPRTAISALARETAQLPRVNLDVDALEPAPGRSTSVSIQHGLVFGFACMVEGLTQRLKKGLPGACLVLATGGFAPSIARISPDVFDAVLPSLLLEGLRRLYYERHPY; from the coding sequence ATGCAGCCAGAGCTTCTTCTTTTCGACATCGGCAATACCTGCATCAAGGTCGGTCTGGCCGACTCCCGGGGAGTGACGACCTCCTACAATCTGCGCACGGATCCCGCCCAGACTTCCGACAGTCTGGGTCTGACCCTGCTGGAGCTGCTGCGCCATGCCGGCGCCGAGCCCCGTTTCACGGCCTGCGTGGCCTCGTCGGTGGTGCCGGGTTTCGATCCCCTGCTGCGCGAGGCCGTCCAGCGCTATCTGGGCTGCCCCCTGTGGATGGTGCCGCAGGACATGCCCATCCCCCTGCAGAACCATTACGAGCGCCCGCAGGAAGTGGGCGCCGACCGTCTGGTGGGCGCCTATGAGGCGCGCCGTCTGCATCCCGGCCCGGAATCCCTCATCGTGGTGGATTTCGGCACGGCCGTCACCTTTGACTGCATCAGCGGCAATGCCTACCTTGGCGGCCTGATCTTTCCCGGCCCGCGCACGGCCATCTCGGCCCTGGCGCGCGAAACGGCCCAGCTGCCCCGCGTCAACCTGGACGTGGACGCCCTGGAGCCCGCGCCCGGCCGCAGCACGTCGGTGAGCATCCAGCACGGTCTGGTCTTCGGTTTCGCCTGCATGGTGGAAGGCCTGACGCAGCGCCTGAAAAAGGGCCTGCCCGGCGCCTGCCTGGTGCTGGCCACGGGCGGCTTTGCCCCGTCCATCGCGCGCATCAGCCCCGACGTCTTCGATGCCGTGCTGCCCTCGCTCCTGCTGGAGGGCCTGCGCCGCCTGTATTACGAGCGCCACCCCTACTGA
- the eno gene encoding phosphopyruvate hydratase, with the protein MSSSIASVYAREILDSRGNPTVEVEVSLESGHSGRAAVPSGASTGSREALELRDGGKRYGGKGVTKAVENVNSEIADALLGLDALQQVQLDNTLIDLDGTDNKSRLGANAMLGVSMACARAASEYLGLPLYKYLGGVNAKVLPAPMMNIINGGAHAPNNLDIQEFMIMPLRAQSFRDALRMGAEIFHVLKKLLEKDGHVTSVGDEGGFAPNLKNHDEAFSYIVKAIEEAGYIPGSEVALAIDAAASEFYQDGKYVLKGEDKTFNNAEMAQWLAEFTSKYPLISIEDGMAESDWDGWGMLTASLGERTQLVGDDVFVTNPSILAEGIAEGVANSILIKLNQIGTVTETLDTIEMAKEAAYTTVVSHRSGETEDSFIADLAVGVNAGQIKTGSLCRSERMAKYNQLLRIEEELGDGAEFFGPMLAEYYALDESED; encoded by the coding sequence ATGAGCAGCAGCATTGCGTCTGTGTATGCCCGCGAGATCCTGGACTCGCGCGGCAATCCGACCGTGGAAGTGGAAGTTTCTCTGGAGTCCGGCCACAGCGGCCGCGCCGCCGTGCCTTCCGGCGCCTCCACCGGCAGCCGTGAGGCCCTGGAACTGCGTGACGGCGGCAAGCGTTACGGCGGCAAGGGCGTGACCAAGGCCGTGGAGAACGTCAACAGCGAGATCGCCGACGCCCTGCTGGGCCTGGACGCCCTGCAGCAGGTACAGCTGGACAATACCCTCATCGACCTGGACGGCACCGACAACAAGAGCCGTCTGGGCGCCAACGCCATGCTGGGTGTGTCCATGGCCTGCGCCCGTGCCGCCAGCGAATACCTGGGCCTGCCCCTGTACAAGTATCTGGGCGGCGTCAACGCCAAGGTGCTGCCCGCGCCCATGATGAACATCATCAACGGCGGCGCCCACGCCCCCAACAACCTGGACATCCAGGAATTCATGATCATGCCCCTGCGCGCCCAGAGCTTCCGTGATGCCCTGCGCATGGGGGCCGAGATCTTCCATGTGCTGAAGAAGCTGCTGGAAAAGGACGGCCACGTGACCAGCGTGGGCGACGAAGGCGGCTTTGCCCCCAACCTGAAGAACCACGACGAGGCCTTCAGCTACATCGTCAAGGCCATCGAGGAAGCCGGCTACATCCCCGGCAGCGAAGTGGCCCTGGCCATCGACGCCGCGGCGTCCGAATTCTATCAGGACGGCAAGTATGTGCTGAAGGGCGAGGACAAGACCTTCAACAATGCCGAGATGGCCCAGTGGCTGGCCGAGTTCACCAGCAAGTATCCCCTGATCTCCATCGAAGACGGCATGGCCGAAAGCGACTGGGACGGCTGGGGCATGCTGACCGCCAGCCTGGGCGAGCGCACCCAGCTGGTGGGCGATGACGTGTTCGTGACCAATCCCTCCATCCTGGCCGAAGGCATCGCCGAGGGCGTGGCCAACTCCATCCTCATCAAGCTGAACCAGATCGGCACCGTGACCGAGACCCTGGACACCATCGAGATGGCCAAGGAAGCCGCCTACACCACGGTGGTCTCCCACCGTTCCGGCGAGACCGAGGACAGCTTCATCGCCGACCTGGCCGTGGGCGTCAACGCCGGCCAGATCAAGACCGGTTCCCTGTGCCGCTCCGAGCGCATGGCCAAGTACAACCAGCTGCTGCGCATCGAAGAAGAGCTGGGCGACGGCGCCGAATTCTTCGGGCCCATGCTGGCGGAATACTACGCCCTGGACGAAAGCGAAGACTAG